The following proteins come from a genomic window of Thermoanaerobaculia bacterium:
- a CDS encoding PBP1A family penicillin-binding protein encodes MTKRGSKRSLGRTMTLVLRRRDWLLAKLFAGAGLLLLASALWYIWPYWQLSGDFATMPTVEPSRLYARSYRVFPGARLTPEALSERLTDLHYVPAVEGELEPGRFRAGAQQVAVYRRSFPSTTADRGGDLLVVDFDGDKVIGLKRAERPVREAWLDPPLIASYYGDALLERRPAPLAEIAPETVRAVLAAEDASFFEHPGISFTGILRAVWVNLRGNGVVQGGSTVTQQLVKNIYLTSERTMSRKLREALLAVMLEWRYSKEQILEAYLNQIFWGRSGSANLIGVGAAAAAYCGKEPRELSLAESALLAAMIRAPGSYHPVDDAPAARARRDFILDRLVALDWADRAAAEAAKREPLPTPVAALSRRRAPYFVDAAAAEAERRFGTGDLADAGYVLLSTLDLGDQESAESAVREGLEELAEKSERVRLKKEPLQAALVSLEPATGAIRAWVGGRDFRESQFDRAGSAQRQAGSAFKPLVYATAFERGVATPATLLEDAPLTLESGGKSWTPMNDDDQFHGWVTARTAVEQSYNLPTIRLAIATGLPEIVATAKGLGLKANLRPVPSIAIGSFEVAPVDLVTAYATFANRGVLPTARMLDGVLDAGGSPLPASGGPGAGAGKAVLSPQTAFLVTTLLQGVVDYGTARSMRTLGLADPVAGKTGTSNSRRDNWFVGYTPERATVVWVGFDDDSPTPFSGSKAALPMWTKFMITVRPAGGYGRFAAPQGIRVVLIDPVSGELATERCPEVLSEAFPANRVPQIVCHLHGGRNSLPIDPQVRAEVEQERKAGGVSGWLKRVFSRRPKPSDPPD; translated from the coding sequence GTGACGAAGAGAGGCTCGAAGCGCTCGCTCGGCCGGACGATGACGCTGGTGCTGCGACGCCGGGACTGGCTGCTCGCCAAGCTGTTCGCCGGCGCGGGGCTCCTGCTGCTGGCGAGCGCTCTCTGGTACATCTGGCCCTACTGGCAGCTGTCCGGCGACTTCGCGACCATGCCCACGGTCGAGCCGTCGCGCCTCTACGCCCGGTCGTACCGGGTCTTCCCCGGCGCGCGCCTGACCCCTGAAGCGCTGAGCGAGCGGCTGACCGACCTGCACTACGTGCCGGCGGTGGAAGGGGAGCTCGAACCCGGGCGATTCCGTGCCGGCGCGCAGCAGGTCGCGGTCTACCGCAGGAGCTTTCCCTCCACCACCGCGGATCGCGGCGGGGACCTCCTGGTGGTCGACTTCGACGGCGACAAGGTGATCGGGCTGAAGCGCGCCGAGCGCCCGGTCCGCGAGGCGTGGCTCGACCCACCGCTCATCGCCAGCTACTACGGCGATGCGCTGCTCGAGCGCCGCCCGGCACCCCTGGCCGAGATCGCTCCCGAAACGGTGCGCGCCGTGCTGGCCGCCGAGGACGCCTCGTTCTTCGAACACCCCGGCATCTCCTTCACCGGAATCCTGCGCGCCGTGTGGGTGAACCTGCGCGGCAATGGCGTCGTGCAGGGCGGTTCGACGGTGACTCAGCAGCTGGTCAAGAACATCTATCTCACCTCCGAGCGCACCATGAGCCGCAAGCTCCGGGAGGCGCTGCTCGCCGTGATGCTCGAGTGGCGTTACTCGAAAGAGCAGATCCTCGAGGCCTACCTGAACCAGATCTTCTGGGGGCGCAGCGGCTCCGCCAACCTGATTGGCGTCGGCGCCGCTGCGGCGGCCTACTGCGGCAAGGAGCCGCGCGAGCTGTCGCTCGCCGAGAGCGCGCTGCTCGCGGCGATGATCCGGGCACCCGGTTCCTACCATCCGGTCGACGACGCGCCGGCGGCGCGCGCGCGCCGCGACTTCATCCTCGACCGACTCGTCGCCCTCGACTGGGCGGATCGTGCGGCCGCCGAGGCGGCGAAGCGGGAGCCGCTGCCGACGCCGGTGGCGGCGCTGTCGCGGCGGCGTGCCCCCTACTTCGTCGACGCCGCCGCGGCCGAGGCCGAGCGGAGGTTCGGCACCGGCGATCTCGCCGATGCCGGTTACGTGCTGCTCTCGACGCTCGATCTGGGCGATCAGGAGAGCGCCGAGAGCGCCGTTCGGGAGGGCCTTGAGGAGCTCGCGGAGAAGAGCGAGCGGGTGCGTCTCAAGAAGGAGCCGCTGCAGGCGGCGCTGGTGTCGCTCGAGCCGGCGACGGGCGCCATCCGCGCCTGGGTCGGCGGACGGGACTTTCGCGAGAGTCAGTTCGACCGCGCCGGATCCGCGCAGCGGCAGGCGGGGAGCGCCTTCAAGCCGCTGGTCTATGCCACTGCCTTCGAGCGCGGCGTCGCCACCCCGGCGACGCTGCTCGAGGACGCGCCACTCACGCTCGAGTCGGGTGGCAAGAGCTGGACTCCGATGAACGACGACGATCAGTTTCACGGCTGGGTGACGGCACGGACCGCGGTCGAGCAGAGCTACAACCTGCCGACGATCCGCCTGGCGATTGCCACCGGGCTGCCCGAAATTGTGGCGACCGCGAAGGGGCTCGGACTGAAGGCGAACCTCCGGCCGGTGCCGTCGATCGCCATCGGATCGTTCGAGGTCGCGCCCGTCGACCTCGTGACCGCTTACGCAACCTTCGCCAACCGCGGCGTGCTCCCGACAGCGCGGATGCTCGATGGAGTCCTCGACGCCGGCGGTTCGCCGCTCCCGGCGTCGGGAGGACCCGGAGCGGGCGCGGGCAAGGCGGTGCTCTCGCCGCAGACCGCCTTTCTGGTGACGACCCTGTTGCAGGGCGTGGTGGACTACGGCACGGCGCGGTCGATGCGTACGCTGGGCCTGGCCGACCCGGTCGCCGGCAAGACCGGAACGTCGAACAGCCGGCGCGACAACTGGTTCGTCGGCTACACGCCCGAGCGCGCCACGGTCGTCTGGGTCGGCTTCGATGACGACTCGCCGACGCCCTTCTCCGGTTCGAAGGCGGCGCTGCCGATGTGGACGAAGTTCATGATCACGGTGCGTCCGGCCGGAGGGTACGGACGCTTCGCGGCGCCTCAAGGGATCCGCGTCGTGCTCATCGACCCGGTTTCCGGCGAGCTCGCGACCGAACGCTGTCCGGAGGTGTTGTCGGAGGCGTTCCCCGCCAACCGTGTGCCGCAGATCGTCTGCCATCTGCACGGCGGACGGAACAGTCTGCCGATCGACCCGCAGGTGCGCGCCGAGGTCGAGCAGGAGCGCAAGGCGGGCGGTGTCTCTGGCTGGCTCAAGCGCGTCTTCAGCCGCCGGCCGAAGCCCTCCGACCCCCCGG
- a CDS encoding HEAT repeat domain-containing protein gives MAGDRLDGLFSNLFRDLAIAWRALSAYPAGHPAAVNGLEKACFAIGVVLAETGTLELAATRDSLLWQERQFVSPTAAQLARLLRRRRAAGVVLEPGVTRDELDRFLRALALDAKSARDAGSLAAELTAAGLSHLRVHDLDFSAVGLVESDDEMTAPEAGALANRLIRKLLASGGLPPAALAAWITSGKSAAELMQLLLESGGTDPALVGWGPEAFAATLRLAIEDFCEAPDADRASAIAALHHRLRPVDRERWIVELVSGVARRAATAEAAQSTLSEIEAALPPEAANELRLAAVRAAASDVSPGRPNPSATGDLASATAPAPRISAQQLARLKLVFAAEDLDAVHDKAPSMEGLEELLALPEEVRPASTAAALAPAAAEVARDLGDAATERAAALALLELAERFEVGAEELPAILARLEASYRRLLSAGRLRQALVVVDRVQQSAAGVDPRPTAFRRLAERLSGRESLQALVGALPEMQEETLALVPELLHQLGPTAVRHLLGVLAETDNRRLRHLLLDLLARLGPAVVRDATALLADGRWYVVRNMLLLLRRVGDPGSVPAVRKCADHPDLRVRLEAIRNLFAFDPEVPRELLRRALTHADPRQAEAAMELAGEHGIVEAVEPIVAYLQARDLFGRRSSVRIKAIRALAAIGDPAALGGLDRFRARFQLFPPALEERRELYRTLGAYPPEARREWVELGRRSRDAEIRRLAGELARQTESAP, from the coding sequence ATGGCCGGTGACCGGCTGGACGGACTCTTCTCCAATCTCTTCCGCGATTTAGCGATCGCCTGGCGGGCCCTGTCCGCTTACCCCGCCGGCCACCCCGCGGCGGTGAACGGACTGGAGAAGGCCTGTTTCGCCATCGGCGTCGTGCTCGCCGAGACCGGGACGCTGGAGCTCGCGGCGACGCGCGACTCCCTGCTCTGGCAAGAGCGGCAGTTCGTCTCGCCCACCGCGGCGCAGCTGGCCAGGCTCCTGCGGCGCCGGCGCGCGGCGGGTGTCGTCCTCGAACCGGGAGTGACGCGCGACGAGCTCGACCGGTTCCTGCGCGCGCTCGCGCTCGACGCCAAGAGCGCCCGCGATGCCGGCTCGCTCGCCGCAGAGCTCACCGCCGCGGGCCTTTCGCATCTGCGCGTCCACGATCTCGATTTTTCGGCGGTCGGGCTGGTCGAGTCCGACGACGAGATGACGGCGCCCGAGGCCGGCGCGCTCGCCAACCGCCTGATCCGCAAACTCCTCGCCAGCGGCGGCCTGCCGCCAGCCGCGCTCGCCGCCTGGATCACCTCGGGCAAGAGCGCCGCCGAGCTGATGCAGTTGCTGCTCGAAAGCGGAGGCACCGATCCGGCGCTCGTCGGCTGGGGTCCGGAGGCCTTCGCGGCGACGTTGCGCCTGGCGATCGAGGACTTCTGCGAGGCGCCCGACGCCGACCGCGCCTCCGCCATCGCCGCTCTTCACCATCGGTTGCGCCCGGTCGATCGTGAGCGGTGGATCGTCGAGCTCGTTTCGGGAGTCGCCCGCCGCGCGGCGACGGCGGAGGCGGCCCAATCCACCTTGTCGGAGATCGAGGCCGCACTGCCGCCGGAAGCGGCGAACGAGCTGCGCCTCGCCGCAGTCCGGGCGGCGGCGTCCGACGTCTCGCCCGGACGTCCGAACCCGAGCGCTACGGGTGACCTCGCCTCCGCCACGGCACCCGCGCCGCGGATCTCCGCGCAGCAGCTCGCGCGGCTGAAACTCGTCTTCGCCGCCGAGGACCTCGATGCGGTGCACGACAAGGCACCCTCGATGGAGGGGCTCGAGGAGCTGCTCGCGCTCCCCGAGGAGGTCCGCCCGGCTTCCACTGCGGCGGCGCTCGCGCCGGCGGCCGCCGAGGTCGCCCGCGACCTCGGCGACGCCGCCACGGAGCGCGCCGCGGCGCTCGCGCTCCTCGAGCTCGCCGAGCGCTTCGAAGTCGGAGCCGAGGAGCTGCCGGCGATCCTCGCGCGGCTCGAGGCGAGCTATCGCCGACTGCTCTCCGCCGGCCGGCTGCGCCAGGCACTCGTCGTCGTGGATCGCGTCCAGCAGAGCGCCGCCGGTGTCGACCCACGCCCCACCGCATTCCGCCGTCTGGCGGAGCGGCTGTCGGGACGCGAGTCGTTGCAGGCGCTCGTCGGTGCGCTGCCGGAGATGCAGGAGGAGACTCTCGCGCTGGTGCCCGAGCTGCTCCACCAGCTCGGCCCGACCGCCGTGCGCCACCTGCTCGGCGTCCTCGCGGAGACCGACAACCGGCGCCTGCGCCATCTGCTTCTCGACCTTCTGGCCCGGCTCGGACCGGCGGTCGTGCGGGATGCCACGGCACTGCTCGCGGATGGCCGGTGGTACGTCGTGCGCAACATGCTGCTGCTGCTGCGGCGAGTCGGCGACCCCGGCTCGGTGCCGGCGGTGCGCAAGTGCGCGGACCACCCCGACCTGCGTGTCCGCCTCGAGGCGATTCGCAACCTCTTCGCATTCGATCCCGAAGTGCCGCGGGAACTGCTGCGCCGCGCGCTCACCCACGCCGACCCGCGCCAGGCGGAAGCGGCGATGGAGCTCGCCGGAGAGCACGGCATCGTCGAGGCGGTCGAGCCGATCGTCGCCTATCTTCAGGCGCGCGATCTCTTTGGCCGGCGCAGCAGCGTGCGAATCAAAGCCATTCGCGCGCTTGCCGCGATCGGTGACCCGGCGGCCCTCGGCGGACTCGACCGTTTCCGGGCACGCTTCCAGCTCTTCCCTCCCGCTCTCGAGGAGCGCCGCGAGCTCTATCGCACCCTCGGCGCCTACCCGCCCGAGGCGCGGCGCGAGTGGGTCGAGCTCGGACGCCGCTCGCGCGACGCCGAGATCCGAAGGCTTGCCGGCGAGCTCGCCCGGCAGACGGAGAGCGCGCCATGA
- a CDS encoding HD domain-containing protein, producing MNPPADSGRPQLTERLVVDLGAAFQQRAVYAAGHPQVQRAVRRALDSFAAWCRHEEATEVSLLTLEGQLLVDRQAIPEDSPWARGLLQTFRRYEIGGLTLLAGLDDPELGTFFESCQSAQGASATAHILVGRAGLTAGDATARAVTVGTAGRSAPQWLTAEQMAEARAELVEAAAGRVSRVDRLRALVARLARSAESGALEPLEITPADSDDRAFLHGLAVALATLRLGRALGLAGEALDELGFAGFVHDIGFLEPAPDSESPAERRERHPIRGAARLAALEGLPDLAVLVAYEHHLRFDRLPNYPPTPTARAPLAAARVVAVADTWVTLRSRGELPAGEAIALLHSRAGTFLDPALVELFAALLEPPAG from the coding sequence ATGAATCCACCGGCAGACTCCGGCCGTCCGCAGCTCACGGAGCGTCTGGTCGTCGACCTCGGCGCCGCGTTCCAGCAGCGCGCGGTCTACGCCGCCGGCCATCCGCAGGTGCAACGGGCGGTCCGCCGCGCGCTCGACTCCTTCGCCGCCTGGTGCCGTCACGAGGAGGCTACGGAGGTCTCCCTGCTCACTCTCGAGGGGCAGTTGCTCGTCGATCGACAGGCGATTCCCGAGGACAGCCCCTGGGCGCGCGGTCTGTTGCAGACCTTTCGCCGCTACGAGATCGGCGGTCTGACGCTACTCGCCGGTCTCGACGACCCCGAACTGGGGACGTTCTTCGAGAGCTGCCAGTCGGCGCAGGGGGCGTCGGCAACGGCCCACATCCTCGTCGGCCGGGCCGGACTGACAGCCGGCGACGCGACGGCGAGGGCCGTCACCGTCGGCACTGCAGGGCGCTCGGCGCCGCAGTGGCTCACCGCCGAGCAGATGGCGGAGGCCCGCGCCGAGCTCGTCGAGGCCGCGGCCGGCCGCGTTTCCCGCGTCGACCGGTTGCGCGCCCTCGTGGCGCGGCTCGCCCGCAGCGCGGAGAGCGGAGCGCTCGAGCCGCTGGAAATCACTCCCGCCGACTCCGACGACCGCGCCTTCCTGCACGGTCTCGCCGTCGCCCTCGCCACCCTTCGTCTGGGCCGGGCGCTCGGTCTCGCCGGCGAAGCTCTGGACGAGCTCGGGTTCGCGGGCTTCGTGCACGACATCGGATTCCTCGAACCGGCGCCCGACAGCGAGAGCCCGGCCGAACGGCGCGAACGTCATCCGATCCGCGGCGCCGCGCGCCTCGCCGCGCTCGAAGGGCTCCCCGATCTCGCCGTGCTGGTCGCCTACGAGCACCACCTGCGCTTCGACCGCTTGCCGAACTACCCGCCGACTCCGACGGCGCGGGCGCCGCTCGCCGCAGCCCGGGTGGTCGCGGTCGCCGACACCTGGGTGACGCTGCGCTCGCGCGGCGAGTTGCCCGCTGGCGAGGCGATCGCCCTGCTACACAGCCGCGCCGGGACTTTCCTCGATCCGGCGCTGGTCGAGCTCTTCGCGGCGCTCCTCGAGCCCCCGGCGGGCTGA
- a CDS encoding amidase: MGDAALAQSAASDAQVPDAQVPDSQAPGPATPKPFELEELSIRDLAAGLASGRWSSRRLVELYVGRIAEVDRSWAGGHGTNAIAETNPQALEIAEALDRERAAGKVRGPLHGIPVILKDNIDTGDRMETTAGSRALAGSMAAKDAFLVGRLRAAGAVVLGKTNLSEWANFRSTRSTSGWSGRGGQVRNPYALDRNPCGSSSGTGAGVSANLAAGGIGTETDGSILCPASMCGLVGLKPTVGLVSRGGIIPISSTQDTAGPMCRSVADAAILLSVMAGTDLLDPATAASAGKAGDFTRALDANGLAGARLGVVRKFFGWHPEIDRQMEARLTLLRELGAVLVDPVEIPHAGEYDATEYEVMLYEFKHGLNAYLAGLPAARDAGDAGAPRTLAGLIDWNRRHAKEEMPWFGQEIFELAETKGPLTEDAYSRALATNLRLSRGEGIDAALTGQRLDALVCPTMGPAYLTDWLNGDHFGGAATSPCAVAGYPHITVPAGHVQGLPWGLSFMGTAWSEAKLIRFAHGFEQASRARQAPRFLPTVGFAV, encoded by the coding sequence ATGGGCGACGCGGCGCTCGCCCAGAGCGCGGCGTCGGATGCTCAAGTGCCGGACGCGCAAGTGCCGGACTCGCAGGCTCCGGGCCCAGCCACCCCGAAGCCGTTCGAGCTCGAGGAGCTCTCCATCCGCGACCTCGCCGCCGGGCTCGCCTCCGGTCGCTGGAGCTCGCGGCGGCTGGTCGAGCTTTACGTCGGACGCATCGCCGAGGTGGACCGCTCCTGGGCCGGGGGGCACGGGACGAATGCGATCGCCGAGACCAACCCGCAGGCGCTGGAGATCGCCGAGGCGCTCGACCGCGAGCGGGCGGCCGGAAAGGTGCGCGGTCCGCTGCACGGCATTCCGGTGATCCTCAAGGACAACATCGACACCGGCGACCGGATGGAGACGACGGCCGGCTCCCGCGCACTTGCCGGATCGATGGCCGCGAAGGACGCCTTTCTCGTCGGCCGGCTGCGCGCCGCCGGGGCGGTGGTGCTCGGCAAGACGAACCTCTCCGAATGGGCGAACTTCCGTTCGACGCGCTCGACTTCGGGCTGGAGCGGCCGCGGTGGGCAGGTGCGCAACCCCTACGCCCTCGACCGCAATCCGTGCGGGTCGTCGAGCGGCACCGGCGCCGGCGTTTCCGCGAACCTGGCCGCGGGAGGCATCGGCACCGAGACCGACGGCTCGATCCTCTGTCCGGCTTCGATGTGCGGCCTGGTCGGCCTCAAGCCGACCGTCGGTCTGGTCTCGCGCGGCGGCATCATTCCGATCTCCTCGACGCAGGACACCGCCGGGCCGATGTGCCGCAGCGTCGCCGACGCGGCGATCCTGCTCTCCGTCATGGCCGGCACGGATCTCCTCGATCCTGCAACCGCGGCGTCGGCCGGCAAAGCGGGCGACTTCACCCGGGCGCTCGACGCCAACGGCCTGGCCGGCGCGCGCCTCGGGGTGGTGCGCAAGTTCTTCGGCTGGCATCCGGAGATCGACCGCCAGATGGAGGCGCGACTCACCCTGCTGCGCGAGCTCGGCGCCGTACTCGTCGACCCGGTCGAGATCCCGCACGCTGGGGAGTACGACGCGACCGAGTACGAGGTCATGCTCTACGAGTTCAAGCACGGGCTCAACGCCTACCTCGCGGGCCTCCCCGCGGCCAGGGACGCCGGAGACGCCGGGGCGCCGCGCACGCTCGCCGGGCTTATCGACTGGAACCGCCGGCATGCGAAGGAAGAGATGCCCTGGTTCGGACAGGAGATCTTCGAACTGGCGGAGACCAAGGGGCCGCTCACCGAAGATGCTTACTCGCGGGCGCTCGCGACGAATCTGCGTTTGTCGCGCGGCGAAGGGATCGACGCCGCGCTCACCGGGCAGAGGCTCGACGCCCTGGTCTGCCCGACCATGGGTCCGGCCTATCTCACCGACTGGTTGAACGGCGATCACTTCGGCGGCGCGGCCACCTCGCCGTGCGCGGTCGCAGGCTACCCGCACATCACCGTGCCCGCCGGCCATGTCCAGGGCCTCCCCTGGGGACTGTCCTTCATGGGCACGGCGTGGAGCGAGGCGAAACTGATCCGCTTCGCCCACGGCTTCGAACAGGCGAGCCGGGCGCGCCAGGCGCCGCGCTTCCTTCCGACCGTCGGCTTCGCCGTCTGA